In Gossypium hirsutum isolate 1008001.06 chromosome A10, Gossypium_hirsutum_v2.1, whole genome shotgun sequence, the DNA window TTTAAAATGGCTCTTGAAAAATCTCTGGCTATTGGGGAACCTTTCTGAAATACCTGCATATATATAAAGAGTTCATTacatttatttcaataaaattttgcGGCAAAGATTCACCAAGTTAGCAATATCATATACTCACAAAGCCTAATCCACCAAATATGTAAGTAGGTGCGGTAGTGGTAAATTTCTTGCAGTAACGGTTAAGGAAAACTTTCCCATACGGCAGTTCAAGAAATGCAGCAGCTATATGGTTACTCTTGAATTCCCCTTCATATTTGTATTCACTGCTAACGTTTTCGATATTGTAACTTTTAAACTTGAGGACATCTTCCAAGTAGGTTCTTACGAACGGATCACCATCACACCCGATTTTCACGTTGGACTGCTTCAGCGATTCAATATCCGTAACATTCGGTTCTAATCGTTGCACGGTGAGCATTGAAGTTAGACTAGCAGTGTAACTAGAGGTTAAGATCAACGCAACGAATAGCCATACTACAACCACAACTCTAGTTAGGTTACTGTAAATTTTCTCCCCTGAAGAAGGAAAATATGAACTGTTTTAGCCTAGGCTAAATTTTCATGCATAATGAACTATAGATTTTTGCAGTGAAACTTACTGTGAGCAAAGAAAATGGAGGAGAAAGTGAACCAAAGTGCAGTGCCAATCTGATTGTTCCATGGACCTCTGAAGTTAGGATTGGACTGGTGTTCTAAGAACCATACTATGAATATTGTGTAGATTAAGAGGGAACCGGTGACCAATCACATTTTGGTGGTGAAAGGCTTGAGGAACATCCATGCCGAGCGCTCAGGCTTCACTGGAACTATCATGGATAACCCTGTTGCTGCATATGGCTGAGTAAATTCCACTAAAGTTGTTCTATTAGCTAGTATAGTTATGTCACCTACAGCTGCATCATAAGTCTTCCGTTGATTTTGGTACacacatacaaaaaaaaaagaaaaaagaagaagaatcttATTAGAGACAGAACAAGCATCTAAATCATGTAGGTGAGTGTCATAGTTTCTTTTTCACATCATTGTCTAAATAAATACTCAAAGTTTGACTAGATAGCTACGAAATTTCCTGGAAATATAATGGAATTATAAGAGATTTCAGGAAAAACAAATCAAGGTAATTAAAGTAAGAATAAGAAGTTTCAGGGCTATTGCCTTGTTGTTTTACTTTGTTGGATTGCTTTCACTGTAACTTGTAAGAAactcttttttatttgtttaataatgataataaatgatTCATTACACTTCAAATTATGGttaaattatatgaatattttCTATCATAATCACAAAAATTGAgattattaacaaaaaaatattgaaaaaaaaatggactAAGAGACAAAGGGTATTTTACCTTGTTGTAGACTTTGTGAACAAGTTCATCATATGTGCCATTGTggggatcaaattgataaattaaatcataatcaAGAACAGTTAGAACTTCATAGAAAAGTTCAATGCAGAAACCATCATATTTCTTTTGGCCTGGATGTTTACCATCATCAACCTTTACAAATTTCTCAAATGCGGTTCTTGCTGGAACTCCAATTATCATTGGTTTCTTATTTGTTGGGATTGTCCATCCTTTAGGAACTAGCTTTGAATCATCTGGCCAAATGACTGTACCAGTAAAATCTGCAGATTTATTACCAACATAACCAATGTTCTTTGAGAATCCAATCCCTGGTAACCAGAAATCCAACTCATTATAACTTTTTCCAATCACGTTTACAATCCTTAGTATAGGATCATGTGATAATTTGTGTTGTTGAAAGTGAATTTCGCCGCTTAAACCTGTGAAATTGCTTGAAAGTATGTTTTTCAACAACGAATCTGGACTGTTTTCATCACTGTCCATGGCCTGCTTGATGATTCTGATGCTGTCGTATGCTCGTAAGGCGTTAATGCTCGGTTGAAAGTTATCTTCTTCCGGGTTTTCGTCTCGGAAAGTTCTTCGAAACTGGGGATAAAAAGTTTTGTAAAGATTAGTACCCTCGTCATAGTAGGTCTTGATTCCTAAAATGCCTTGCATGGAAGAAATCACCGAACTGTTAAAAGAATCGAAGTAATTCGAGATGGTATCCGTAATGATCCAAGCTGAGTCTCTTCCAGTAAGTCCAATCTCCTTCGCTTTCTCAAACAAATGGATTGTCATCGGTAATGACGATTGAAGAACAATGTAAACCCGAGATTGAACGTTGAATAATTTTATCAACTCATCTTGCACAACTTCATTTGGATTAGAAACAGAAGAAAGTGGAGGAAGAACCACTCGATATTCAATCTCGGAACCAACATCGCGTAGAGCCTCCGATAAAAGAGCTAACTTCCCAGAATCACCACCAAAAGTATCATCTTCATAAATTACAACAACCCTTTTCCAGTTAAATGAACTAATAGTAGCTGCAATGCATTTCATTTGTTCGGAGTCACCATTAGCCATTGTTACCAAGAAAGGCCAACGAGTGGGTGTTATTATAGCTGGAACTGCAAATGAAAGAACCGGAACTCGAGCTCGGCTTCCTATATCAGCAACCAAAGCTGCTTCTTCCCATGTTTCCAACCCAATGATTGCTTTAACTTCTTGTTCTTCAATCAATTTCTTAGCTGTAATCAGATTAACCAttagtaaatattaataaacctCGTTGACATACTAATTAAGGGATCACTAAAAAGAATGACTCACTAACCAGCAGTAGCTGCAAGTAAGGGATCTCTTCTAGAATTCTGAATATAAAGGGAGAGCTTATGGTTGTTTGAAACGTTGTTATTGAAACTCTGAACTGCAATTTCCAAAGctgttttctcttcttttccgaTTCGAGAATCGACGTCGATGATGGCACCGATGTTAGTCACCTTGTTATCGGTCTCTTCACCATATGAAGAGACGAGAAAGAGAGATATGAACACAAAAGTGATACAACAAGGTCGTTGCATGTTGTTAGGGAACTCGTAAAATAATTGCACATATGATACATACAGGAACTCAAAGCGTTTAAATAATAATGAGAAAAGATTCGTTTAAAAGCCGTCACTATGGAAATTTATGGCCCAGAACTTTTGGTCTATATGTTGGACTTGGTCTGCCATGAATAAAGTCAACTATGTTTACTTCGTTAAATGATTGAGAATCTTCATGCAACCCCCCTTTTTGTCTTTTTCTGGTTTTCCTGCCAATTGTGGAAAGTAAGAGATTTGACCCATGAAAACTAGGACCAAAAtcatttctagaaaaaaaaaaataaccgataatgataaatttaactctaaatctttatatcttttatttatttgattcttattaatttttagctaaatttgatttttaactttttaaaaagtataaaattatctttttgaTGGAAgtacaactaaaataataatcttTTAAAGGGAAAATGCTCAAATTAGGGCTTAACAATTTAGATATTGCTTACTTTTCAAAATAGTCAAATGAGACTCTAAACTTTACGAAAGTGTTCAATAAGGATTTTTCACGTACTTCAATCTAATTTGTAggaaaaattaagtaaatattgATGTGTTTAGAATAAAACCTATAACACCCGAGTTAAATATTGCTTGAAAAGAAACGAAAGTAGTTAGAACATAATTTGGAACCTGATATACGACATTTGAAATCCCTTATTTgagtacttttgaaaatgttaggcccttatttgatattttgaaaaatttgactTTCATTTAAGCACTTTTATAAAAGTTATGCCCTTACATgaccattttaaaaaatttagtcattatagGAGCAACCCTTAAAAGGTTGGGCCAATTTAAGCATTTAACAACTTTTTAACGATGTTGGCGTGGCAACTAGCATAGTAATTCATGTTTAGTTTATGTTAACATGATACTATTTATCTTATGTCACgtcaataaataattataaaattataaaaatatttaaaaataagaagttataaaaaaattaaaggttttaGTTAATAGttctcttaaaaaataataatgtaactctttttaaaatgtttagagttaaatttagctcaaaaataaaataaaggtaagGTTAAGTACTAAAGGTAAGGTTAAGTACTAAATATATATCATTATGCTAAAAATAAACTTATTGATTTATATTAGaagaataaaacaaatgaaattatGTCACAGGTAACAGTATACAGTTGCAAGAGCCTTCATTTCTCTTCTTTGGTCATTTAACCTCCTGGAATGTACAGCATTTCAACATCAGCAGCTTCGAGGGAAGCGGCCTCATGATTCTCGGCTGCATCGGGACTCGAATATTTCCATCTCGAAGATCCTCGTCCGATAATTTCCGGCAGTTGAGGCCGAGTTTGGTCTATAGCAAAATTAATTTGTTGTCCTTGGTAGATAAATCTAGCAAGCCTAATTGCCTTACTCCAGATACTATTATTTCTTGGACTAGTATTGCTTCTATATTGGTCTTTTATTATCTTGATGATGAATAAGAAGAAACAAATGGTAGATGTTGCACCAGAGATTATATAGAGACCCCAGAAGCTATGAAGCCTCAGTCTTTCGGTTCGATTGTCGGTCACACCGGTTGAACACTCGGGTGAGGGTGCAAACCACTTCTCTTCAAGTTCTTTCAGCGCTCCGTTTTCCGATAGAGTTAGGATAGCTTTTGAGAAGTCCATGGCGATCGGAGAGCCTTTATGGAATATCTGCATAGGTAAGATTTTGTTTAAGTCCATGGTGCTGAAATGGATAGAAACAAGTTTGGAAAATACTACTTACAAATCCCAATCCTCCAAATCTGTAGGTTGGTGTGGTGGCTGAAAATTTCTTACAGTAATTGTTGATGAAGACCTTTTCGTATGGAAGTTCGAGAAATGCAGCAGCGATGTGCTTCTTTTCGAATTCTCCTATATAACTGTCTTGGCTGTTGATTGTCTTGATGTTCTCCGATTTAAACTGAAGCACATCGACTAGATAGTTTCTTACGAACGAATCTCCGTCGCAACCGACTTTCAAGTTGTTCCTCTTCAGAAATTCGATGTCTGTCACATTCACTTTCAGTTTATTAACCGTCAACATCGAGGAAAGACTATCCGTGTAACTCGAGGTTAGGATGAGTGAAACAAAGAGCCAAACAATAACCACAACTCTGGTGAAGTTGTTTTGTACATTTTCCCCTGCAAAAAAATAAGCATTACTTGTATTGTGAGTATGCTTGAATGTTTTCAATCGCATGCAGTTTCTGGTACTTACTATGCGCGAAGAAGAGAGAAGAGCAAGTGAACCACATCGCGGTTCCGATTTGAGTCTTCCATGTGCCTTCAAATTCAGGATTGGACCGATGTTCCAGGAACCAAACTATGAACATTGTGTAGATCAACATGGCAGCAGTAGCCATCCACATCTCCCATGTAAAAGGCTTCATGAACATCCATGCTGATTCTTCGGATTTCGCTGGTACGATCATGGACAACCCCGATTCTGCATATGGCTGAGTAAACTCCACAAGTTCTGCTCTGTTGGCTAGTATCGTTATATCCCCAACAACAGCATCGAAAGTCTTCCATGTGAAGCATTTGTTAGACAAGATAATGATAAACATTTTTACAAGGACTTGGAAATTAGTTGAAAGAGTTCCCATTCATTACCTTGTTATGCACGCAACGGACCAAATCATCGTAAGTGCTGAAATGCGGTACAAATTTGTAAGGCAGGTCATAACCGAGAACCTCTCGTGCCATTTTGAAAAGATCAATGCAGTAACCTTCAGGTTCCTCATTTTGATTACTTTCATTTTTAACTTTCACAAATTTCTCAAAAGAGGTTCTACCAGGAACTCCGATAATCAATGGCCTTGCATTCGTAGGCATCGCCCATCCTTTCGGGTTTCGGACTTGGTTCAAGTCATCAGGCCAAGTGACTTGACCATACAATCCTTGAGCTGTATTACCATCATGTTCAGTTTCTTCATTAACAAGGCTCCTTGAGAATCCAAAGCTTGGCAACCAAAAGTCAAGTTCTTTATATTTCTTGCCAACCACGTTTACTATTCTCAATGTAGGATTCTGTGACAACATGCCCCTTTCAAATTGGATTTCTCCACTTAAACCAGTGAAATTGCTTGACAGGATTTTTTCAGACAATTGTTTTGAACTGATATTAGTGTTGATCATTCCTTCCATAGCCTCGGTGATGATTTGGATTGCATCGTATGCTTT includes these proteins:
- the LOC121208566 gene encoding glutamate receptor 2.7, whose protein sequence is MATRNYSVAAEKLIKETNVTVIIGLETWELAAPVAEIGTRARVPVLSFTAPSITLPLSALRWPFLAQMANNDSEQMTCIAAIIRSYGWKKVIAIYEDETYGGDSGKLAVLIEALQDIGSEIEHTLVLPPISSLSNTKKVMQEELMKLLSLESRVFVVLKASSVMTIHLFEEAKNMGFMGRDSAWIITNKITTYLDSFNTSIISSMAGVLGIKTYYTENSSKYESFYGQFKQVFRKKYEDEDNFEPGIYALKAYDAIQIITEAMEGMINTNISSKQLSEKILSSNFTGLSGEIQFERGMLSQNPTLRIVNVVGKKYKELDFWLPSFGFSRSLVNEETEHDGNTAQGLYGQVTWPDDLNQVRNPKGWAMPTNARPLIIGVPGRTSFEKFVKVKNESNQNEEPEGYCIDLFKMAREVLGYDLPYKFVPHFSTYDDLVRCVHNKTFDAVVGDITILANRAELVEFTQPYAESGLSMIVPAKSEESAWMFMKPFTWEMWMATAAMLIYTMFIVWFLEHRSNPEFEGTWKTQIGTAMWFTCSSLFFAHRENVQNNFTRVVVIVWLFVSLILTSSYTDSLSSMLTVNKLKVNVTDIEFLKRNNLKVGCDGDSFVRNYLVDVLQFKSENIKTINSQDSYIGEFEKKHIAAAFLELPYEKVFINNYCKKFSATTPTYRFGGLGFIFHKGSPIAMDFSKAILTLSENGALKELEEKWFAPSPECSTGVTDNRTERLRLHSFWGLYIISGATSTICFFLFIIKIIKDQYRSNTSPRNNSIWSKAIRLARFIYQGQQINFAIDQTRPQLPEIIGRGSSRWKYSSPDAAENHEAASLEAADVEMLYIPGG